One Chitinivibrionales bacterium genomic window carries:
- a CDS encoding MATE family efflux transporter gives MTFSGKKKKSGYIVESRILLSHRKQASLTEGHVPAVLLRLSLPMIAVALGIVIFNLTDTFFVGRLGALPLAALSFTFPVVLFTGSISMGIGIGTSVTVSRALGAKDRSLAARLTTDSHLLTVIAAIVIMVAGLLTIDPLFLLLGAKSDILPMIREYMTIWYAGYPFVIVSMTSMQVIQAGGDARTPGILMVASVCANIALDPALIFGLGPFPELGITGAAIATVLARSSSMLFGIWIVAHREKLFSFSGSSIVQTVRSWGKILYIGIPAGMTNVMRPLSMGIITRLVAAHGVLAVAGFGVATRLETFALIFIMAIAFVLTPFAGQNAGAQKFRRIRQGMRYATLFSLGWSIIAFGVFIFFAGPLAAVFNDTPDVVTVAVRYLKIMAASYGFQGTALLASAAFNGLHLPWTATALAFIRMFVLYVPLAWAGSTLFGLPGLFAGAAFANVLSGIFGFGWFERRIAGHR, from the coding sequence ATGACTTTCTCCGGGAAGAAAAAGAAATCTGGGTACATCGTTGAATCAAGGATATTATTGAGTCACCGCAAACAAGCTTCACTTACCGAGGGTCATGTTCCGGCCGTATTGCTGCGTCTTTCTTTACCGATGATAGCGGTGGCGCTGGGTATCGTTATCTTCAATTTAACCGACACTTTTTTTGTCGGCCGCCTGGGAGCATTGCCCCTTGCCGCGCTCAGCTTTACCTTTCCGGTCGTGCTCTTTACCGGCAGCATTTCCATGGGTATCGGTATCGGAACATCGGTAACGGTTTCCCGGGCTCTGGGGGCGAAGGACCGTTCACTGGCCGCTCGTCTTACCACCGATTCCCATCTACTCACTGTTATTGCGGCGATAGTGATAATGGTTGCGGGCCTGTTGACAATCGACCCGCTGTTTCTTCTGCTCGGTGCCAAAAGCGACATTCTGCCCATGATCCGGGAGTATATGACTATCTGGTATGCAGGATACCCCTTTGTAATCGTGTCGATGACTTCAATGCAGGTCATTCAGGCGGGGGGTGACGCCCGTACCCCCGGCATTCTCATGGTAGCATCGGTTTGCGCCAACATAGCTCTCGATCCTGCACTGATATTCGGCCTGGGCCCCTTTCCCGAACTCGGCATTACCGGTGCGGCAATCGCGACGGTGCTGGCAAGATCATCATCCATGTTATTCGGCATATGGATTGTTGCCCACAGAGAAAAGCTCTTTTCTTTCAGCGGCAGCAGTATTGTTCAGACAGTCCGGTCCTGGGGCAAAATTCTGTATATCGGTATTCCTGCGGGTATGACCAACGTAATGCGGCCTCTCTCCATGGGTATCATTACCCGCCTTGTAGCAGCCCATGGGGTATTAGCCGTTGCCGGATTCGGTGTGGCGACACGCCTGGAGACATTTGCCCTGATTTTTATCATGGCAATCGCCTTTGTCCTCACTCCCTTTGCAGGCCAGAATGCGGGTGCACAAAAATTCAGGCGTATCAGACAGGGTATGCGTTATGCCACCCTCTTTTCGCTGGGATGGAGTATCATTGCCTTTGGTGTTTTTATTTTCTTTGCCGGGCCGCTTGCGGCGGTATTTAATGATACTCCCGATGTTGTAACCGTTGCGGTGCGGTACCTGAAAATCATGGCGGCGAGCTACGGATTTCAGGGCACGGCCCTTTTGGCAAGTGCTGCTTTCAATGGTTTGCACCTCCCCTGGACAGCCACGGCGCTTGCCTTTATCCGTATGTTTGTGCTCTATGTGCCGCTGGCCTGGGCTGGAAGTACGCTGTTTGGACTGCCCGGTCTTTTTGCCGGTGCGGCTTTTGCCAATGTGCTTTCGGGGATCTTCGGGTTTGGATGGTTTGAGCGGAGAATAGCGGGTCACCGATAG
- a CDS encoding NAD(P)H-binding protein: MILVTGASGNVGSEMVSICERKGIHCIAAGRKNRWRNYKHAEYRYLDFEDHASYEACRGVTAVFLVRPPQVSNIQKSIAPFLRACKEYGVEKIVFLSILGVEKLPFVPHFAIEKEILRRGLAHTFLRAGFFMQNLSTTHAREIRERNELVAPCGKGKTTFIHARDIAGIGIKALCGEIKDESLDVAGEDTLTYNEVAKKLSQVLNRKITYRSPPVIAFILYRLRHGTPFKFALIMVGIYMPTRFGAAEFHGTTKVADYLGRKPVGFDDFLREEKEIWVHR; the protein is encoded by the coding sequence ATGATACTTGTAACCGGAGCATCGGGAAATGTCGGCAGCGAGATGGTGAGCATTTGTGAGCGGAAAGGCATACACTGCATTGCAGCGGGAAGAAAGAACAGGTGGCGGAACTACAAGCACGCAGAATATCGCTATCTTGACTTTGAAGATCATGCAAGCTACGAAGCATGCAGGGGAGTTACCGCGGTTTTTCTGGTTCGTCCTCCTCAGGTGTCAAACATACAAAAGAGTATCGCTCCTTTTTTACGGGCCTGCAAAGAATACGGAGTGGAAAAAATTGTCTTTCTGAGCATCCTCGGGGTGGAAAAGCTGCCCTTTGTTCCCCACTTTGCAATCGAGAAAGAGATCCTTCGGAGAGGTCTTGCACATACTTTTTTGCGGGCAGGTTTTTTCATGCAGAACCTTTCCACGACCCATGCCCGTGAGATCCGGGAGCGTAACGAGCTTGTCGCTCCCTGCGGCAAGGGAAAAACGACTTTCATTCATGCACGGGACATCGCCGGAATCGGCATCAAAGCGCTCTGTGGTGAAATAAAAGATGAAAGCCTCGATGTTGCCGGGGAAGACACTTTGACCTATAATGAAGTTGCAAAAAAGTTGTCACAGGTGTTGAACAGGAAAATTACCTACCGGAGTCCGCCGGTGATTGCGTTTATTCTGTACCGCCTTCGCCACGGCACACCCTTTAAATTTGCGCTGATTATGGTCGGAATCTATATGCCCACCCGGTTCGGTGCGGCCGAGTTTCACGGCACTACAAAGGTTGCCGATTATCTCGGAAGAAAACCGGTCGGCTTTGATGACTTTCTCCGGGAAGAAAAAGAAATCTGGGTACATCGTTGA
- a CDS encoding TGS domain-containing protein — translation MNIRLPDGSAKELSEGASARDLAESISPRLAKDALAAEINGEFRDITAPLHDHDSVSIITFNSEKGKSIFWHSSSHILAQAVQELFPSAKIAIGPAIESGFYYDFDVDRPFSTEDLEKIEKKCYEIVKGKLPIDRHEVSKEEAVSYFKEKDEPYKIELVNDLEGNPSLYRQNGWQDLCRGPHIPNTGYVKAIKLLSVAGAYWRGDENNKMLQRIYGVSFPKKSMLDEHLRLLEE, via the coding sequence ATGAATATTCGACTGCCCGATGGAAGCGCAAAGGAACTCTCGGAAGGGGCGTCTGCCCGGGATCTTGCCGAGAGCATAAGCCCTCGTCTTGCCAAAGACGCGCTGGCAGCCGAAATCAATGGTGAATTCCGGGATATTACCGCCCCTCTCCACGATCACGATTCGGTTTCCATCATTACGTTCAATTCCGAGAAGGGGAAATCGATATTCTGGCATTCCTCATCTCATATCCTGGCCCAGGCGGTGCAGGAACTGTTTCCATCGGCGAAAATTGCGATCGGCCCGGCAATAGAGAGCGGATTCTATTACGATTTTGATGTGGACAGACCGTTTTCGACTGAAGACCTGGAGAAGATCGAAAAGAAATGCTACGAAATAGTCAAGGGGAAGCTTCCGATCGACCGACACGAGGTGTCAAAGGAAGAGGCTGTTTCCTATTTCAAAGAAAAGGATGAGCCCTATAAAATCGAGTTGGTCAACGACCTCGAGGGGAATCCATCGCTGTACCGCCAGAACGGATGGCAGGATTTATGCCGTGGCCCGCACATTCCCAACACCGGGTATGTCAAAGCGATAAAGCTTCTCAGTGTTGCCGGAGCCTACTGGCGAGGTGATGAAAACAACAAGATGCTACAGCGGATTTACGGCGTCTCTTTTCCAAAAAAGTCCATGCTCGATGAGCATCTCCGGTTGCTTGAAGAG